The DNA sequence TACGGGCACCGGGCCGCCGAGCGCGTCGGCGTCCCAGCCGACCCAGAACGGCCCCGGCGTCTCGATACGCAGCCAGAGCGCCACGTTCGTCGACACGCCCGGACCGAGGCCGCCGAGCGCCAGCGGGACGGTCAGCGTGGTGAACAGGCCGCCGCCGGGCGGGTCGGTGGCCGGCGCGTCCATCCGGAGGTTGTTCACCGCGACCACGCTTCCGTTGCTGAGCGTGACGTCGCTGGTGGCGGTGGTCGGGTTGATCACCCGTAGGTTGCCGTGCGGTGTCGGCGTCGGGCCGTTCGGCTTCGGTGCGCCGTTGACCTGGCTGAGCGAACTGATCCGCAGCCGCGCCTGGGTGATGGCGGAGGTGGACGAGCGGTTGGTGAGCCGGAACCGGAGGATGATGGTGCTGCCGCTCACCACCCGGTTCGGCGAGGCCGCGGTGGACACGTCCGGGTCCAGCCGGGTGGACTGGAGGACGTCGTTCTGCTGGTAGGTGCCGAGCGAGTTGCGCGGGCTCGGGGAGCCCAGCGCGGACGGCACCCCCTCGATCGGGCCGAGCTGCACGCTCACCAGCCGGAAGTCGTTCCGCGAGTTGCCGGTGTCCACCAGTTGGCCGTTCTGGTAGATGCGGCCCCAGGCGTACGCGACGTGCGGCGGGCTGCTGAACGCCGGCAGCGGGGTGCCCTCGTAGAAGCCGGGCGCGGACCCGGCGGCGTCGGTCACCGTGCTGGGCACGTCCGGCGCCACCAGGCGGAATCCGCCGCCGGTCGGCCCGAGGTCGGGCACCACCAGGTCGGGCAGGATGTTGGCCAGCGAGTAGTCGGCTCCGGCGACGAGATAGCCCCGCCGGCTCGGCAGCGGCCGGGCGCTGGCCGGGACGGTGAGGCTGAACCCGCCCGGCGCCTGGATCTTGAACCCGGCGATCGGCAGTTCGATCGGCAGCGTGTTACGCAGGGAGACGAACTGGTCCTGGTCGCCGGCGGTGCCGGACTGGGCGAACTGGCCGATGACAACCTGGCCATGCACCGCGCGGACGTCCACGGTGACCGTGTTGGAGTTGACCACCGTGTTGGTGTTCGTCGCGTCGAACTGCACCCGGAAATTGTTGAGCCCGAACGCCGGCAGGATGACCTCGAAGTCCGCGGCGTTCAGCGTCACCGGGAACGTGCCGAGTGGCCGGTCGGTGCCGTTGGGCAGCACGTCGATCGCGGTGACGTTCCCCTCGGCGACGCCCGGTCCGATCCGGACGTGGAAGGCGCTGGGCGTGCCGAAGTTGACCAGCGTGCTCTCGACGGTGAGGGTGACCACGCTGGTGGGTTGGACGAGCAGCCGGAACTGCTGGGTGTCGTAGAGCCCGAACGCGTCGGTGACCCGCACCGTAAACGAGTATGCCCCGGCCGCGGTGGGCCGCCCGGACAGCAGCCCGGTGGCCGGGTTGAGCGTGAGCCCCGGCGGCAGCGTCCCGGCGACGGACCAACTGAACGGCGCGGTGCCGCCGGTCACCAGGAGCTGGTCGGAGTAGATCGCGCCCACCTCGGCGAGCGGCGGGGCCGCGTTGTTCAGGTCGGGCGCCTGGCGAATCTCCAGCGTCACCAGGCGGCTGGCCTGCTGCGCGTGCGCGTCCACCACCCGCACCACCACCGGGAAGATGCCGGCGGCGGTGGGCACACCGCTGAGGGTGCCGTCCTCGGTCCTCACGGTGAGCCCCGGCGGCAGCGTTCCGGAGGCGATCGACCAGGTGAACGGCGGGACGCCGCGGGTAACGTCGAGGGCCGCCACGTAGGCCACCCCCACCGCGCCGGTCGGGGGCGTCTCGAACGCCAGCGTCGGTGACACGTTCATGGTCACCGGGAACGACAGCGGCGACTCCGGCCCGGTGCCGGCCGCGGTCCGGGCGGCCACCGTGAACCGGTAGGTGACACCGGAGATCAGGCCGGTGATGTCCCCGGTGGTGGCCGGTCCGACGGTCTGGCTCGCCTGCCGCGTCGCCCCGATGTACGGGGTGATCATCCAGTTGGTCACCGGCGAGCCGCCGTCGGAGCCGGGTGTCCAGCTCAGCAGCGCGGTGGTGCTGTTCGCGCTGAGCGCGATGATGGTCGGCGCGGCCGGCAGCGCGAGCAGCTTGGCGGGCGCCGACCGCGGGCTGGCCGGGCCGGTGCCGACGGCGTTGCGGGCGGCCACCGTGAACGTCCACGACCCCTTGTCGGAGGCCAGCCGCAGCGTGCCGGTGGTGGCCGTGCCGTCGAACGACACCGGCTTGGCCGCCTTGCCGTCGCGGTGTGGCGTCACCACGTACCCGCTGATGGCGCTGCCGTGGTCGGCGGGCGCCTGCCAGGTGACGACCGCCAGGGTGCCGCGGTGGCCGGCGCGCGGCTTCTTCGGCGCGGCCGGGGCGGAGGGCTCGACCAGTGCGCCGGTCCGGACGGTCGGCCGGGGCGAGGTGGTGGGCGCGGCAGCGGTGGCCGGCTTCGCCGAGGCGGCGGACCGGTTCTTGGCCGCGGCGGCGGGTTGCGCCGAGACGGGTGCGGGCGGTGACAGCACCGACAGGACGAGCGCGCCGGCGAGGGCCGGGGCGGCCCAGACGCGCAGGCGGGACAAAGCGGACATCGAACCCCTGCCTTTCTGCGGGATCGACGGGCACGCCCATGAGCGCACCGGAGGCGAATGATTGGGGAGAAGGAGATAAACATTCACGACAGAAGATCTGCGTGCTTTATCCTTCTATCACGCTCGCCCTTTGAGCAATAGCGACCTGTCGCTATTTTCCCAGGTCAGAGGCCATCTGAGCGGTGCGAATAGCCGTTTCGCGAGCACCCTGTCCGCATAACGAAATCGATCGGAAATCGGCCGGCCGGACGCCATGACAAAAACGGCCCCGCGGCACCAGAGGGTGCCGCGGGGCCGCCACGCGAGCGTGGTCGGTCGGGATCAGACCTCGACCACTGTCGGGACGATCATCGGACGGCGTCGGTACGCGTCGTTGACCCAGCGGCCCACCGTGCGGCGGACGATCTGCTGGAGCTGGTGCGGGTCGGTGATGCCGTCCGCGGCGGCCCGGTTCAGTGCCTCGGTGACCAGCGGCACCACCGGGTTGAACGCGGCCGGGTCCTCGGAGAAGCCCTTCGCCGAGAGGGTCGGCCCGGCGACCACCTTGCCGGTGACCGAGTCGACCACCACGGTGGTGGCGATGAAGCCACCGTCGCCGAGGATCCGGCGCTCGGTCAGCAGCGACTCGCTGACGTCGCCCACCGCGAGGCCGTCGACGTAGACGTACCGGCTCTTCACGCGCCCGACCAGGCTGGCCCGGCCCTCGACCAGGTCGACCACGTCGCCGTCCTCGCAGAGCACCACCCGGTCCGGCGCGACACCGGACTCGATGCCGAGCCGGGCGTGCGCGCGCAGGTGCCGCCACTCGCCGTGCACCGGCATCAGGTTGCTCGGCCGCACCACGTTGAGCAGGTAGAGCAACTCGCCGGCCGGCGCGTGACCGGAGACGTGCACCTTCGCCACGTCCTTGTGCACCACCACGGCACCGGCCCGGGCCAGCCGGTTGATCACCCGGTAGACCGAGGTCTCGTTGCCGGGCACCAGCGACGAGGCCAGCACCACGGTGTCGCCGGGCGCGATGGTGATGTGCCGGTGGTCGCCGCTGGCCATCCGGCCCAGCGCGCTCATCGGCTCGCCCTGCGAACCGGTGGACATCAGCACGATCTGCTCGGGCGGCAGGTTGGTGGCCTCCTCGATGCCGACCACCAGGCCGGCCGGGATGTTGAGCAGGCCAAGGTCGCGGGCGATGCCCATGTTGCGGACCATGGACCGGCCGATCAGCGCGACCTTGCGGCCGTGCTCGGCCGCCGAGTCGAAGACCTGCTGCACCCGGTGCACGTGCGAGGCGAACGAGGCGACGATGATCCGCCCCTTGGCCTTCGCGAAGATCGAGTCGAGCACCGGCCCGATCTCCCGCTCCGGCGTGACGAAGCCGGGGATCTCCGCGTTCGTCGAGTCGGACAGCAGCAGGTCGACGCCCTCCGCGCCGAGCCGGGCGAAGCCGGCCAGGTCGGTGATCCGCCCGTCCAGCGGGAGCTGGTCCATCTTGAAGTCGCCGGTGTGCAGCACCAGGCCGGCCGGGGTGCGGATGGCCACCGCCAGCGCGTCCGGGATCGAGTGGTTCACCGCGAAGAACTCGCACTCGAACGGGCCCAGCCGCTCCCGGCCGCCCTCCCGCACGGTCAGCGTGTACGGCTGGATCCGCCGCTCGGCCAGCTTCGCCTCGACCAGCGCCAGCGTGAACTGGGACCCGACCAGCGGGATGTCCGGCTTGTGGGCGAGCAGGTACGGCACCGCGCCGATGTGGTCCTCGTGGCCGTGGGTGAGCACGATCGCCTGCACGTCGGCCAGCCGGTCCAGGATCGGGCCGAAGTCGGGCAGGATCAGGTCCACGCCCGGCTGCTCGACGTCGGGGAAGAGCACCCCGCAGTCGACGATCAGCAGCTTGCCGTCGTACTCGAAGACGGTCATGTTCCGGCCGATCGCGCCGAGTCCGCCGAGCGGCATGATCCGCAGGCCGCCCTCCGGCAGCGGCGGGGGCAGCTCACCGTCGATGTGCGCCTCGGTCACGCGTCACCTCATTCTGCGACGCCGTCGTGCGGCGTCCGTCGTGTCGTTGGATCATTCGGGCAGGGGCAGGCCCGCCGCGGCGCAGTCCGCGCGCAGCTGGGCCAGTTCGTCGCCGGTGGCCTCCACCAGCGGCGGTCGCACCGGGCCGGCCGGCAGGCCATGGGCCGTGAGGCCGGCCTTGACCAGGATCGTGCCCTGGGTGCGGAAGATTCCGGTGTAGAGCGGCAGCAGCCGCCGGTGCAGGGCGAGCGCGCCGGCGTGGTCGCCCGCCTCGAACGCCTCGATCATCTGCTGGGTCGCCTCGCCGGTGAAGTGCGTGGACGTGCCGACCACGCCGACCGCGCCGACCGCCAGGGCGGGCAGGGTCAACGCGTCCTCACCGCTGTAGAACGCCAGGTCGCTGCGGGCCAGCACCTCCGAGGTCGCGATCAGGTCGCCCTTGGCGTCCTTGACCGCGACGATCCGCCCGTGCTCGGCGAGCCGGACCAGCGTCTCGGTGGCGATCGCGACGCCGGAGCGGTGCGGGATGTCGTAGAGCATGACCGGCAGCCCGGTGGCGTCCGCGACGGTGGTGAAGTGGTGCAGCAGCCCCGCCTGCGGCGGCTTGTTGTAGTACGGCGTGACCACGAGCAGGCCGTGCGCGCCGGCCTTCTCCGCCTGCGCAGCCAGCTCGACGGTGTGCCGGGTGTCGTTGGTGCCCACCCCGGCGACGATCCGGGCCCGGTCGCCGACCGCCTCCACCACGGCGCGGATCAGCGTCTCCTTCTCCGCGTCGGTGGTGGTCGGCGACTCACCGGTGGTGCCGTTGAGCACCAGCGCGTCGTTGCCCTGCTCGTCGACGAGGTGCCGGGCCAGCCGGGCGGCGCCGTCGGGGTCGAGCGCGCCGTCGGGGGTGAACGGCGTCACCATGGCCGTGATCACCCGCCCGAACGGGCGCGACGCGCCGCGGTCCGGGGCGGCGGAGTGGTCGTGCGTCATGTTCACAACCTAGCGGACGACCACCGGTGCCCCGGCGGCGAAGGGAGACGACTCACTCCGCGTGCGGCGACGTCGCCACCTCGGTGCCGTCCGGCAGCGTGGAGATCACGAAGTCGGCGAAGACGTTCGGCGCGACGCCCTGGAGCTGCCGCAGGCACTCGATCGCCAGCTCGCGGATCTCCACGTCGGCGTGCTCGGTGGCGCGCATCGTGACGAAGTGCCGCCACGCCCGGTAGTTGCCGGTCACCACGATCCGGGTCTCGGTCGCGTTCGGCAACACGGCCCGGGCCGCCTGCCGGGCCTGCTTGCGGCGCAGCGTCGGGTTGGGCTCGTCGGTGAAGCGGGCCTCCAGCCCCTCCAGCAGATCGGTGTACGCGCGCACCGCCGCCTCGGACGCCTCGACGAACTTCTTGTGCAGCTCCGGGTCCTCGGCGATCACCGCCGGCTCGACCATCGCGGCGTCCCGCTCGGGCACGTAGCGCTGGGAGAGCTGCGAGTAGGAGAAGTGCCGGTGCCGGATCAGCTCGTGCGTGAACGACCGGGAGACGCCGCTGAAGTAGAAGCTCACCGAGCCGTGCTCCAGCACCGAGAGGTGACCCACCTCCAGGATGTGCGCCAGGTAGCCGGCGTTCGTCGCGGTGACCGGGTTCGGCTTCTTCCAGCTCTGGTAGCAGGCCCGGCCGGCGAACTCGGCGAGCGCCTGTCCACCGTCGGCGTCGGTCGACCACGGCACGTCGTCCGGCGTCTGGAACTGGGTCCACGCGATCAGCTTGACCTGGGGCTGCACCATCTCCGGCATGCCGAGGACTGTAGTTGCCCGTCGTCCGGCGCGGAAATCGGGCACGCGGCCGGCCAGCGCCGAGCACACCCCGCGGCGTCGGTGATCCGTCAGACGTAGAGCGAGGGGAACGGCGCCCAGGGCAGGTTGCGGGCCACCGAGAAGACCGCCCAGGCGGCCAGGAAACCACCGATCACCTTCGGGCTGAACCGCGGCTCGGGCAGCCGCCAGCCGAACGCCCGGTTGCCGGCCCAGGCGACGAAGAGCCAGGCCAGGAACGGCAGCGCGAAGACGAAGAGGAAGTGGTGCCGGGCGGCGGCCGGCAGGTCGCCGTGCAGCACGTACCAGAGGGCGCGGGTGCCGCCGCAGCCCGGGCAGTCGAGCCCGGTGGTGAGCTTGAGCAGGCAGGTCGGCCGGGCGTCCGGGTCGCTCTGGGTGGGGTCGCTGATCAACGCGTACGTCATGCCGAGGCCGACGCAGCCCAGCGCGGCCAGCGGCACCGCCCAGCGTGGGGCGCGGGCGTGCAGGCGCAACACCATCCGGGTGAACCGGTCCGGCTCGACCGGCTGGTAGACCACCCCGGCCGGCCACGCCGCCCCGGCGTGCCCGTGCGGCCCGGCGTGCCCGTCAGGCCCGGCATGACCGTGCGGCCCGGCGTGCCCGTGCGGCTCCGGGTGCGTGGGCGCGTCCGTCTGCGGGTGCGGCGCGGTAGCGGGCCGGTCGACGCTCGTCACGAGGTCACCGTACACCGGCCACGCCCACCAGCGCGGCGGCCAGCGGCGCGGCCAGGTCACCGGCGGCCGGCGGAGCGACCGCGTCCAGGCCGAGCCAGCCGGCCAGCCGGTACAGCTCGGCGGCGAGCGCGACGGCCGTCTCCCCCGGGTCGGCGCCCGGCTCCACCCAGGCCGCCGGCACCAGCAGGACGCCCGCCTTCCGGTCGGCCTTGAGGTCGACCCGGGCGGTGAACCGCTCGCCCTGCCGGAACGGCAGCACGTAGTAGCCGTACACCCGCTGGGGCGCCGGCACGTAGATCTCGATGCGGTAGGTGAAGCCGAAGAGCCGCTCCGTGCGGGCCCGCTCCCAGACCAGCGGGTCGAACGGGCTGACCAGCGTGTTGCCCCGCACCCAGCGGGGCAGCCGGGCGTCGGCGTGCAGGTAGGCCGGCTGCCGCCACCCCTGGACGGTGACCGGCGTCAGCTCGCCCGCCTCGACCAGCTCGGCGACCGCCTGCCGGGCCCCGGCCACCGGCAGGCGGAAGTAGTCCCGCAGCTCCGGCTCGGCGGCGACGCCCAACGACCGGGCCGCGAGCGCCACCAGGGCGCGGTGCGCCTCGGCGACGGTCGGGGTGGGCGCCGCCAGCACGGCGGCCGGCAGCACCCGCTCGGGCAGGTCGTAGCGGCGGGCGAACGAGTTGGTGCGGTCGGCGGCGGTGACCTCACCGGCCCAGAACAGGAACTCCAGCGCCCGCTTGACGGTCGACCAGTTCCACCCCCAGTTGCCGGTCTCCCGGGGCGCGTCGTGCTCGATCTCGGCGGCGGTGAGCGGCCCCCGGGCGGCCACCTCGTCGCGGACCCACGCGACCAGCTCGGGCTGCTCCTGGGCGATCCGGCGCATCCAGCCCCACGCCTCGTCGCGCGCCTTGGCCATCCGCCAACGCAGCGCCGGGTGCAGCCCGACCGGGACCAGCGACGCCTCGTGCGCCCAGTATTCGAACAGCTCGCGGGGGCGACGGTGGGCGGCGGTGTCGAGCAGCGCGGTCGGGTAGGGCCCGAGCCGGCTGTAGAGCGGCAGGTAGTGCGCGCGTTGCAGGACGTTGACCGAGTCCATCTGGATCAGCCCGACCCGGTCGAGCACCCGGCGCAGGTGCCGGCGGGTGGGCACGCCGGTGGGCGTCGGGTCGGCGAAGCCCTGGGCGGCCAGGGCGATCCGGCGGGCCTGGGCGAGTGAGAGCGATTCCGGTGCGGCCATCGCCGCGACCCTAATCCAGCCCTCTGACACTGGTGCGGCGGCTGGACCGGTCGACCGCCGGGGCATAGAACTGGACAGGTGCCCACCATCCGCCGGGAGGAACCGGACGACGCCGAGGCGATCGCCCGGGTGCACATCCACGGCTGGCAGGCCGGCTACGCCGGCATCATGCCCGCCGAGGTGCTGCGCCGGCTGAACCCGGTCGCCTGGGCGCAGCGCCGCCGCGACCTCGGCACCGCCGACCCGGAACACCCGTTCACCACGCTGGTCGCCGAGGCCGACGGGGAGGTCACCGGCTTCACCACGTTCGGGCCGTACCGGAACAACCAGGACCGCGGCGACCTCGACCCGGCGTACGGCGAACTGCTGGCCATCTACCTGGAGCCGGCGCACTGGGGTTCGGGCACCGGCCGGGCGCTGCTCGCCGCCGCCCGGGACGGGCTGGCCGGGCAGGGCTGGACCGAGTACCGGCTCTGGGTGCTCGCCGACAACGCCCGCGCCCGCCGCTTCTACGAACGGGCCGGGCACTCACCGGACGGTGAGGAGTCCGCCTACCCGGTGCCGCTGCACGGTGGGCGCGACCCGGTCCTGCTCCGCGAGCTGCGCTACACCGCCCGGCTCGACCGCTGAGCCGGCCGGCCCGGCGGCGCCCACCGGACCGTCGCCGCCGGTCGGGACCGCCCAGCGGCGGATCGGCAGGCCGAGCAGCAGCGCCAGGCTGATCCACACGTAGGTGTTGCTGCCGAGGAAGCCGTCCACGCCGGTGAAGTCCTTCTCCCAGGACCAGACGATCCGGCTGCACAGCAGCGCGTACCCGATCAGCGCGGCGGCCAGCAGCAGACGGCGCCGCCGGCCGCGGGCGGGGGCCGCCATGCCGTTGTCGACCAGCAGGATCAGCCCCGGCAGCAACCAGACCAGGTGGTGCACCCAGGTCACGGGGCTGACCAGGCACATCACCGCACCGGTCAGGGCCAGGCCGGTGGCCTCGTCGCCGGCGGCCACCGCGGCCCGGCAGCGCCAGCCCCAGACCGCCAACGTGGCCAGGACCAGCAGCAGCCAGGCCACGGTGCTCGGATGCTCCGGGTCGAGCCGGGCGACCACGCCGCGCAGCGACTGGTTGGAGACGAACGCCAGCTCACCGACCCGGTCGGTGTTCCACAGCGCCTCGGTCCAGAACTCCCGGGAGGCGTCCGGGAAGAGCCCGGCGGCCACCAGCGTGGCGACGGCGGCCGAGCCGACCGCGGTCGCGGCGGCCCGCCAGCGGCCGGTGACCAGCAGGTAGACGATGAAGATGCCGGGGGTCAGCTTGATCGCGGTGGCCAGGCCGATGCCCACCCCGGCCCAGCGGTTGCCGGCCGGCAGCAGCCGGAGCAGGTCCACCGCCACCAGGAACAGCAACAGCATGTTGACCTGACCGAAGTTGACCGTCTCGCGCATCGGCTCGTACGCGGCGGCCAGGCAGAGCGCGACCGCGAGCGTGAACCAGCGGGTCCAGCCGGCCCGGCGGGCCACCGGATCCAGCAGCCACCAGATCACCACGGCGCTGACCAGCACCGTCGCCGCCACGCTCACCACGATCGCCGCGCCCCACGGCAGGTACGCCATGGGCAGCATGACCAGCGCCGCGAACGGCGGGTAGGTGAAGCCGTACTGGGTGCCGGCCTTGAGGAAGTCGTAGATCTCGCCGCCGTCACGCGCCCAGTAGGTGAGCGCGCCGTGGTAGACCCTCAGGTCGAAGAAGCCGTGCCGTACCGCCGCCACGGAGAGGAACACGGTGACCGCCGCGGCCAGCGCCACCACGGCCACGACCTGCGCGGTCGTCCGCCCGGCACCCTGCGCCACCGTCACCCTCCTCGCCCTGCGTAGGCTCACGTGCCATGGCTGAAGGCTACGTCCGCCCCGCGCGTCCCGAGGACGTCGCCGAGATCGCCCGCATCCAGCTCGCGACCTGGCGGGTCGCGTACCGCCGGATCCTGCCCCGGCACGTGCTCGACAACCTGGACGAGGCGTACCTCGCCCGGCGGTGGGGCGCGGCGGTGCAGGAGCCGCCCTCGGGCGCGCACCGGGTGCTGGTCGCCGTCGAACAGGCCGCGCAATCCTATCTGGTGGGGTTCGCCGCCTCCGGTCCGGCCGACGCCGAGGCGCTCGCCCCGGGCGAGCCGGCCGACGCGTTCGACTCGGGCGTGGCCGCGGTGACCGATCTGCTTGTCGAGCCGCGCTGGGGGCGACGCGGGCACGGCAGCCGGCTGCTCGCCGCCGCGGTCGAGCACTGGCGCGCGGACGGGCTCACCCGCGCGGTGGCGTGGGCGTTCGACGCGGACGCGGCGACCCGCGCGTTCCTCGGCTCGACCGGCTGGGAGCCGGACGGCGCGACCCGGGCGCTGGACGTGGACGACATGCTGGTGCCCCAGCTCCGGCTGCACGTGGCCGTCCCGGAGGACGAGGCGCCGGCGCGGCGATGAGTTTCCGGCCGGCCGCCGGTCCGACCTTCGACGGGAGGTAC is a window from the Micromonospora sp. DSM 45708 genome containing:
- a CDS encoding glycosyltransferase family 87 protein, with translation MAQGAGRTTAQVVAVVALAAAVTVFLSVAAVRHGFFDLRVYHGALTYWARDGGEIYDFLKAGTQYGFTYPPFAALVMLPMAYLPWGAAIVVSVAATVLVSAVVIWWLLDPVARRAGWTRWFTLAVALCLAAAYEPMRETVNFGQVNMLLLFLVAVDLLRLLPAGNRWAGVGIGLATAIKLTPGIFIVYLLVTGRWRAAATAVGSAAVATLVAAGLFPDASREFWTEALWNTDRVGELAFVSNQSLRGVVARLDPEHPSTVAWLLLVLATLAVWGWRCRAAVAAGDEATGLALTGAVMCLVSPVTWVHHLVWLLPGLILLVDNGMAAPARGRRRRLLLAAALIGYALLCSRIVWSWEKDFTGVDGFLGSNTYVWISLALLLGLPIRRWAVPTGGDGPVGAAGPAGSAVEPGGVAQLAEQDRVAPTVQRHRVGGLLTVR
- a CDS encoding ribonuclease J encodes the protein MTEAHIDGELPPPLPEGGLRIMPLGGLGAIGRNMTVFEYDGKLLIVDCGVLFPDVEQPGVDLILPDFGPILDRLADVQAIVLTHGHEDHIGAVPYLLAHKPDIPLVGSQFTLALVEAKLAERRIQPYTLTVREGGRERLGPFECEFFAVNHSIPDALAVAIRTPAGLVLHTGDFKMDQLPLDGRITDLAGFARLGAEGVDLLLSDSTNAEIPGFVTPEREIGPVLDSIFAKAKGRIIVASFASHVHRVQQVFDSAAEHGRKVALIGRSMVRNMGIARDLGLLNIPAGLVVGIEEATNLPPEQIVLMSTGSQGEPMSALGRMASGDHRHITIAPGDTVVLASSLVPGNETSVYRVINRLARAGAVVVHKDVAKVHVSGHAPAGELLYLLNVVRPSNLMPVHGEWRHLRAHARLGIESGVAPDRVVLCEDGDVVDLVEGRASLVGRVKSRYVYVDGLAVGDVSESLLTERRILGDGGFIATTVVVDSVTGKVVAGPTLSAKGFSEDPAAFNPVVPLVTEALNRAAADGITDPHQLQQIVRRTVGRWVNDAYRRRPMIVPTVVEV
- a CDS encoding GNAT family N-acetyltransferase codes for the protein MAEGYVRPARPEDVAEIARIQLATWRVAYRRILPRHVLDNLDEAYLARRWGAAVQEPPSGAHRVLVAVEQAAQSYLVGFAASGPADAEALAPGEPADAFDSGVAAVTDLLVEPRWGRRGHGSRLLAAAVEHWRADGLTRAVAWAFDADAATRAFLGSTGWEPDGATRALDVDDMLVPQLRLHVAVPEDEAPARR
- a CDS encoding putative Ig domain-containing protein, whose protein sequence is MSALSRLRVWAAPALAGALVLSVLSPPAPVSAQPAAAAKNRSAASAKPATAAAPTTSPRPTVRTGALVEPSAPAAPKKPRAGHRGTLAVVTWQAPADHGSAISGYVVTPHRDGKAAKPVSFDGTATTGTLRLASDKGSWTFTVAARNAVGTGPASPRSAPAKLLALPAAPTIIALSANSTTALLSWTPGSDGGSPVTNWMITPYIGATRQASQTVGPATTGDITGLISGVTYRFTVAARTAAGTGPESPLSFPVTMNVSPTLAFETPPTGAVGVAYVAALDVTRGVPPFTWSIASGTLPPGLTVRTEDGTLSGVPTAAGIFPVVVRVVDAHAQQASRLVTLEIRQAPDLNNAAPPLAEVGAIYSDQLLVTGGTAPFSWSVAGTLPPGLTLNPATGLLSGRPTAAGAYSFTVRVTDAFGLYDTQQFRLLVQPTSVVTLTVESTLVNFGTPSAFHVRIGPGVAEGNVTAIDVLPNGTDRPLGTFPVTLNAADFEVILPAFGLNNFRVQFDATNTNTVVNSNTVTVDVRAVHGQVVIGQFAQSGTAGDQDQFVSLRNTLPIELPIAGFKIQAPGGFSLTVPASARPLPSRRGYLVAGADYSLANILPDLVVPDLGPTGGGFRLVAPDVPSTVTDAAGSAPGFYEGTPLPAFSSPPHVAYAWGRIYQNGQLVDTGNSRNDFRLVSVQLGPIEGVPSALGSPSPRNSLGTYQQNDVLQSTRLDPDVSTAASPNRVVSGSTIILRFRLTNRSSTSAITQARLRISSLSQVNGAPKPNGPTPTPHGNLRVINPTTATSDVTLSNGSVVAVNNLRMDAPATDPPGGGLFTTLTVPLALGGLGPGVSTNVALWLRIETPGPFWVGWDADALGGPVPVPTVATAANGKGHLRKVTRNSVKLTPSHVVSGTVR
- a CDS encoding GNAT family N-acetyltransferase, translating into MPTIRREEPDDAEAIARVHIHGWQAGYAGIMPAEVLRRLNPVAWAQRRRDLGTADPEHPFTTLVAEADGEVTGFTTFGPYRNNQDRGDLDPAYGELLAIYLEPAHWGSGTGRALLAAARDGLAGQGWTEYRLWVLADNARARRFYERAGHSPDGEESAYPVPLHGGRDPVLLRELRYTARLDR
- the thyX gene encoding FAD-dependent thymidylate synthase, with product MVQPQVKLIAWTQFQTPDDVPWSTDADGGQALAEFAGRACYQSWKKPNPVTATNAGYLAHILEVGHLSVLEHGSVSFYFSGVSRSFTHELIRHRHFSYSQLSQRYVPERDAAMVEPAVIAEDPELHKKFVEASEAAVRAYTDLLEGLEARFTDEPNPTLRRKQARQAARAVLPNATETRIVVTGNYRAWRHFVTMRATEHADVEIRELAIECLRQLQGVAPNVFADFVISTLPDGTEVATSPHAE
- a CDS encoding winged helix-turn-helix domain-containing protein, giving the protein MAAPESLSLAQARRIALAAQGFADPTPTGVPTRRHLRRVLDRVGLIQMDSVNVLQRAHYLPLYSRLGPYPTALLDTAAHRRPRELFEYWAHEASLVPVGLHPALRWRMAKARDEAWGWMRRIAQEQPELVAWVRDEVAARGPLTAAEIEHDAPRETGNWGWNWSTVKRALEFLFWAGEVTAADRTNSFARRYDLPERVLPAAVLAAPTPTVAEAHRALVALAARSLGVAAEPELRDYFRLPVAGARQAVAELVEAGELTPVTVQGWRQPAYLHADARLPRWVRGNTLVSPFDPLVWERARTERLFGFTYRIEIYVPAPQRVYGYYVLPFRQGERFTARVDLKADRKAGVLLVPAAWVEPGADPGETAVALAAELYRLAGWLGLDAVAPPAAGDLAAPLAAALVGVAGVR
- the dapA gene encoding 4-hydroxy-tetrahydrodipicolinate synthase translates to MTHDHSAAPDRGASRPFGRVITAMVTPFTPDGALDPDGAARLARHLVDEQGNDALVLNGTTGESPTTTDAEKETLIRAVVEAVGDRARIVAGVGTNDTRHTVELAAQAEKAGAHGLLVVTPYYNKPPQAGLLHHFTTVADATGLPVMLYDIPHRSGVAIATETLVRLAEHGRIVAVKDAKGDLIATSEVLARSDLAFYSGEDALTLPALAVGAVGVVGTSTHFTGEATQQMIEAFEAGDHAGALALHRRLLPLYTGIFRTQGTILVKAGLTAHGLPAGPVRPPLVEATGDELAQLRADCAAAGLPLPE
- a CDS encoding DUF2752 domain-containing protein; translated protein: MYGDLVTSVDRPATAPHPQTDAPTHPEPHGHAGPHGHAGPDGHAGPHGHAGAAWPAGVVYQPVEPDRFTRMVLRLHARAPRWAVPLAALGCVGLGMTYALISDPTQSDPDARPTCLLKLTTGLDCPGCGGTRALWYVLHGDLPAAARHHFLFVFALPFLAWLFVAWAGNRAFGWRLPEPRFSPKVIGGFLAAWAVFSVARNLPWAPFPSLYV